The region TTGAAGATCAAGATCATATCAGATTATAACTTTGGGAATATGTTCACAGGACCGGTGGATTTACAAGATATGCTTTGATGTACTAACCTAGAATATTAATGTTGGATAGGTGTTCGTGTGACTTTTAATGTGTGGCAGCTAACTGAGCTGTGTGTGTTCAGTCCACTTAGGGATGTCATTCTTTGTCATTTGTATAGTTAAAACTTTCATAGAAGGCTGGTTTCCCTCTCAAAAAAGTGTTCCCCACTAACACGATTTAGATCTTAAAATCAGTTACGATTTACAGTAACATGAAAGTGATCATGCTGAAAACAATCAATTTATCAATCGGTAAAACGTTTTACAAGTCCCATTCAAGAGTAACAACATTAGacaaatatacattatatgtatctGCGTAAAAAACAACCTATTTGAGGGAAAACCATAACTCCAATGTGGCTTACTGTGAAAATTAGTTTGACATCCCTGCTCTACAAACTCACCTGGTGTGACAGTCGATGCGCATGGCGGCGTGTCACCTTCCTCTGTAGCCGGTCGCCTCTCTCCATACAAAGTGCGTCTTTGATTGCGAAGCTGATCTTCTCTTGCTTCAGCTTCCCGGATGTCTTCCTCAACCTCTGGCTTCAGAGCGAGCGCTGGACGCAACTTGAAGAAAGGATTTTGTTTGGGCATGGGAGCTTCCTGCCTAACCTTGTCCTTGCTTACCGAACTGTTTTCTACCACTTGTTTGGAGACATCCGATCTTATGGAGTCTGAACTTCTGCAAAGACGTACATTTTTATCCTGCTTTGGGTATGGAGATAATCGTGTCCTGTCTCGAGATCCCCCATTTGGAATCTTTGAGTGTAGGTTTTCGGAAGTTTTCTTCCTCTCGGAGGTTGAAAACATATCCAGGCTGCGTGTATGTTCGAGCACTGTGGGATGAACTTGATCTGTCATCGATGAAGAAAGGGGGTTCCTTAATCTGGTTGGACCTTGTGTGTTATCCTGCTGGAAAGTTTCCAACAGCAATTTTGTCTTCTTTAATTGATGGGCCTCCTTTCTGCCGTACTCTTTTGAGATATCCCCTTGTCTTCTCTGACTCTCCTGACTTACCTCCTCTTGCAGCACCTTCTGCGGTTCACTGTCCTGGCCTGGACATATTTTTGTGGGAATTATGTCAAACACGATCTTGGTTTTAAAGGGCATTTCCAGGACATCTGGATCATCAGCTAGGTTTAGAATCCCCCCAGCCCTCTGCAAATTCGGTTTCTCTTGGGCAATCTCATGGATTCGCCTTTCCTTGGAGGTCTCTGTGACTGAGAAACGGTGATAAGAGGATCGGAGAGAAGTTGAACTGGAAATGGTTTCATTGGAATTGGTTGGAATCCAATCCGGACACACACAACTGACACCTGGCGTAGCATCAGAACAAACTTCTTTTGTGGCAATGTCTTTAATCGTCTTTTCTTGGGCTTCTCCACTCCCATTCCCTTCAGTCTTTTCTCTCTCCAACAGGCTTGTCTTTGTCCTGTCAGTATTGATGGTGTGAATACTGATCTCTTCTTTCTCACCTTCGCCCGACGGGTCCCCTCCACTTGCTGCCAAATGTTCAGTCAGAACTGTCTCCTCATGTTCCCGCTCATGACTTGCTTCTTGGCAGGTGCGCATATCTGCCTCCTGTCGTTGTTGCACCAGTTGCAGACGCCGAAGTAGTCGCTCGCCTTGAAGAATATCTGAAGCTATTCTCCAAAATTCATCTCTGTGCTTTGCCTTTCCCACCTTAGTCTGTTTTTCATCGGAGGTCCTCTTGAGAAGTTGTACATCACAAGTGCCTTTGTCGCTCACTAGCAAGGAATCTTTTGAATCGGTGTCAACGTACTCAACAGTATTTTGGGTTTCTGTTGATCTCTCCGCCTTGGGATCACTGTGTGCGCTAGTCGTCATGACTTCTTTGTTTTTGAAGAATTCTCTTATGTTACACTGTTGCATGAGTGTCATTCCATTTTCTTTTGAGGCCTTCAAAGGCTTAGCTAAATCTCCTTGTTGTATTTTGTCTCCTACCTTGTCCAAATGTGCCTCATTTTGCAACTTGTCCACAGCTTCTGAAGAGGCTTGGTTTGGAAAAGTGTCATCATCAGCTTCGCCCCAGGTCTCCACTTTAGTTCCTCTTAATGGAGTTGTGGGTATTTGGTCTTCAGCATTCGGAGTAAGGTCTTTATACACTGTACCTGCTGACACTTCCCCACTCTCCCTCTGTGCTTCCATTGACTGCCTTTCACTATGATGCCAGTGTAAGCTGATGGGATTAGCTTTAGCCTCTGTGTCGTCACCTGACTCACACACAAGGGTCACACTGGAATTACATGTTGCTGTGTCTCTGTTGCTCCCTCCCGGCAATAAGGGACACATGTTTGAAAGAGAAGGTTGTAGTGGGGTAAACTTATGATTTGCACCTTCATTGTTGATTGCATCATTCTGCATCACAGCAGGGTGAGGGGTGTTGCGTTCACTTATGTTCCCCTCACCAAGAATACTCAATAAGATGCTGTttgctatttctgtattttctgccactagCTTGGAATCCATCTTCCACAGGTCATCATCATCCTGAGAGGCCAGTGACGGACGCTTTCGCATTGATGTATTTGTTTCCATAGTGAAAAGCTCTTGAAATAATCAAGGATCTTCTTGATTTTACAGATGAGAcgtgaaaaacatttattagtACAATTTAGCAACTATagctccttaactctttgactgccaaaaacggttaataacgtttagtaaaatcctaaggagggctgccaaagacgttaaaagtcgttaactatgtttttttttttgttttttttttggttttttttggaaacgtgtggaggaaagccttggtattatgcgtgtttccatagtccaaacacaaaattttctgtggaccttgaaagatcagtcaaaatgtttaaatcagctggcacccacagcatcccttttctgaaaactcTTGGCAGTCAAATAGTTAATAACCATTTGTATTGCTGTTTCAACTTTTGGATATATTTTTAAccaattttaataattaattgtgcacttataataataatttatacttGAGGATGCCAATTTGCGTGTTCACTGCAAAAATTGCAGCATGTGTAATACAgtctgtgatttttttcatttattttttgttaactttCTCACATAGACAATAAATACCACACATACCATACGCTTcttgtcaggcaattaatttggaTTGGTCAAATATTAATGTAATCATAGTTACCCATAAAACGAAATTCATTTCTCAATCACATATTGTGACAAGTCACATGTTTATCTTGTTTTGAGACGTTTGGGCGTGGCCCTCTCTTCTAGCATGACTGTGGGGCCAGTGGCCAAAGAAGGTCTATAAAGACATGGTTGGACGAGTATGTTGTGGAAGAACTTGATTACCCTGACCTCCACCATCAGAATCAGAAAGCTATGGAACGAACCATAATGGCGATTATGAGCCAGATCCTCCAGTTCAAAATGACATTATAAATTTgtgcagtatttattttatttttttgcatttcagcTTTCTGTATGTGTAATGGCTATGTGTAGAATAAGAAAATCACAAAGTACTGTAGTTTATTTTACTTGAGTGCAGCTAGGTTTTAATCTATGAGTCTATATTTACACCTGCATTGAGGAGCTTTGTGTCTACGCTAAAGTCGAGGATTATCAACACAAGCAGCAACAACTCCAGCAACAGGACATGAAATGAGCTTAACTTGCTTATTCCATTTTGTAAGGtggatattattttattaaattgtagATCTTCCCCAAGACTATCTAAAATCTGTCGCATTAGTACCCTGTGATACAACCACTGAGCAGATAGTCTGAAACAATATTCTTTACATGTGTTGGTAAATTTtgataaaaactaaaacaaaaaaaaaggtccagttTGTTGCATTCTAAATGTATACAAAGTTATTGCGTATTTAAGGAAACTCACCTGATTGTAGCACTGCAGTCATCTCGCACCAAAGTAGGGAAATGTGAATGATCCAAATTATAATGCAGGAGATCTTCTTAGCATGTTCTAGTCATGTGAGTCATGTGAGatgggcttaaaaaaaaatctcttaagAGGCAGCACATATTTATTGAGGAACTGGAGTCACAGATACACTGTAGACATCCAAGTACATAGTAGGTAAGAGcactcattttattattttagcatATTTAGTTTTTAGAATGCAAATGGTGATAGACCCCTGATCCGTAATGTAGATCCCTGTTGACTGTGATGATTACACCATTTATTATTACGCTATATTTTAGTACTACATTTTAAACAGGTAAAACATGATTTTTACAATGCCAAAACTTTAAAATGGTTATGcactgtaaataataataataataattattattattaatgtcatattacacaaaataaaaatgaaatattttgaaaatgaattaacCCTGAAATATAAGATTAGATTCTCAGCAGAAATCATTggaattgttgttttatttttgacaacatTTGTGTTTATCTATCATAGGTAATACCTTTGTTAAAGTAACAAGTGAGTACAATCAAGTAACCTGAGTAAAATACAGATACCATTACTAATATATTTGCCATCCACACTACTTTCAgatgatttcctttttttcctttcatcaCAATGGAAGACATTTCTTTTGTCACAGAGCTGACTTTGCACATGTGTCGAGCATGTTGTCTTTGTCCTCTAGGGGGAGAAAGTGCTTTTTCAAAGGGAGCTTGGCCAAGCTGTGAGTACACATTAACTGTAGTCTTACAACATTATAACGCCCAGAGTCAAATGGAGGTAACAGATGGGCAGAAAACCCCAATGCATGTCAATTGAGTTAAACGGGGCCTCAATGATACATACGGTTTCATAGGTAAGAAAATATGTATACGATCAAAGGAGATCACGTCTTACATGACAGAGCAACACTGACAGGTCTTGCGTTTCAAAGGGCCTTTTTGCTCTTCAACAGTGGGTGAGGATGATTCCTGATTAGCTTTATCTTCCTGGACTTGAGCCCTTTGATCATTTCCCTTCAGGGGAATGTCCGGATACATTTCACTTTCACTCTCTTTTCCCGCCTTTTTATCTGCCATACTGCATTCTTCTCCGTCCTCTGTGATAATCACTCTCTCTGCAACAAGCATGTCCGGCTCTTCTTGGGCAGTCGTCGAATCAGTGTAGCCCAGGAACACGAGGGTGACTGGGCTTTCCTCCAAATCGCAATCCTCCATAGTCACCTCTTTTCCTGCTGTGTCTCGAACCACCATCACGTTTGAATCCTCCTCAAATCTCACACTCGCACCATTGACCTCTGTTGtcattttttcttcaaagttaGGCCTTCTAGGGCTGTCTAACTGCATACAGTTCTCTCCAGACACAGACTGATTGACAAGCGCCTGGATTTTTTTGACTGGAACTCCGTTGGCTTCTGCGTTAACCAACTCAGGCTCTGCTTCATTTGAGGTGATTGTGACCTCATCTAGCATTACTTGCATGCCAACACCATCAACAACACTCAAAATCTGCTCAAGCTCTTCAGTTGAGGGATGACAATCTGACCCGCCCACTGCATGGATGCTTTTCCTGCCATCATCAAAGACAGTGGTGGCTGGGGGACCACTGGCTGGTGTGGGCTTGGGGGCCACAGACTTAACAACTGTGGCTCCTGTCTTGGGGTCCCTTTCCACTTGTACTGTTAGCATTCCCAAAACTGCAATAGATAAGGACAATTGTATTTATAATCAAAAGTGGCGGAAtatgtgaaaagaaaacatggctaaaaaagttgtaattttcatGCTTCTTTAGGCTCAGTGTAATTTAAAAGTAAAGGTGTCCAAGTTCTCAGGCATAGATTTTGTACACTCTAAGAAGtcaattgttgaaccaatttaagattacaaattgaattgttgactaacttttaaaaaaaatcacatcaattgGTTACCACATGATTGAATTAGGTTAATCCAAAGCAAACATATTAAGTTAAATTCATTATTAGTTTATCAAACTTAATATATACTAATTAATATACTAATTATATATTAGTTTATTAAACTTAATAAattcacttgaattaagttCATCCAAAATTAACCCAAAGTGAATGTATTAAaattaatgaactcataattaattacatttaatatattcactttagaTGAACTTAATtaaatcgtgtgttaccaattgaagcatttgttttataaattgttcaacaattcaatttgtaatcttaaatttgtTCAACAATTTCCTTTTTAGAGTTTAACTAACGTAAGGTTTACTGTCACA is a window of Vanacampus margaritifer isolate UIUO_Vmar chromosome 2, RoL_Vmar_1.0, whole genome shotgun sequence DNA encoding:
- the LOC144044156 gene encoding uncharacterized protein LOC144044156, with amino-acid sequence MAQRTFQECGKDGRSVLGMLTVQVERDPKTGATVVKSVAPKPTPASGPPATTVFDDGRKSIHAVGGSDCHPSTEELEQILSVVDGVGMQVMLDEVTITSNEAEPELVNAEANGVPVKKIQALVNQSVSGENCMQLDSPRRPNFEEKMTTEVNGASVRFEEDSNVMVVRDTAGKEVTMEDCDLEESPVTLVFLGYTDSTTAQEEPDMLVAERVIITEDGEECSMADKKAGKESESEMYPDIPLKGNDQRAQVQEDKANQESSSPTVEEQKGPLKRKTCQCCSVM